A part of Gemmatimonas groenlandica genomic DNA contains:
- a CDS encoding TonB-dependent receptor has translation MRLFSVRRIVMMLLAVVMTGVSANRAHSQGTEGFVSGQVRSAAGSPIVGATVTVRNMSTGTQQSRQTDVRGRYVFAQLPIGGPYTLTIRQLGFRPALRSGLMLNLGDRVILDLALDPSATELTAVDVRADRESKRVERVGGSTVVTEREIRQLPIQDRSFADLAILAPTTSRAGTGGIITSSSSIAGGRVTGTDIRVDGVQAKNTIWGAGFGRGPYSISVEAVREFEVVTNVYDVTQGRQGAGAVNVATRAGTNTTNGSLFVYNRNQALTTNTNFLGQNVTSFDNLQFGGSVGGAIVKDKLHYFVAYDRQQVAEPFSTLQVENNADWTRLQVAPDSVTRFLDILRRSYGLGSDRQTGTFDRANTLNTVFGRLDYQISDSHRATLRTTYSDFLYSNSIPDRELSVLESRGNQKSREVQTMGSVKSNLGSRLTNDVRLAYTNRILENEPNTRLPRGLVNVSSTLPSGATGGNQILQFGGQRTSPELQTEESYQLVDVLRFDGDRSAFTVGTDHSLNNLSMFVSIETDGLFQFPNLAALEARRPSSYARLVPLQNLEPRMRQWVYDGGVFAQGEFRVRDDLNVTAGLRADVSAFLTGANPNAAVEGAFGKRTDLSPADFAIQPRAQMTWTPGSAGKNLVRVGSGYFTSQPHYMAHINNLLNDGSQLADVLLTGAAVPTPDFVSYRQSFSNVPGVPAGSGPRPSYINFFGPDFKVPRTWKSDVAYQRRLFNGNLTLGAAAQYAHTSELYRYVDLNLRPTADFTLANEGGRPVFVPATSITAAGGRNPVLARPFSQFQRVLELRSDAGQHQKAFFVDAALRLPRNGSISGSFTINETRDNSSFNCCIAITSVFTPVPGDPRSPTWGASATDFRHKLVLYGATPEIKGFQFSARVIGQSGSPWSATVAQDINGDDVGAGSSFANQNDLAFVFDPAAPGLRAGFADSLRLVYASPQNIASSYLGSTLGQIAERNAIRNPFVTQVDVRFTQKLPTIRGQRAELTLDVFNAAALLNHDWGAVRAVPGANQTLLNVIAFDQASREYRYRVNPNFGRTIKSGNRYQMQLGVRYSF, from the coding sequence ATGCGCCTCTTTTCTGTCCGCCGCATCGTGATGATGCTGCTCGCGGTCGTCATGACCGGTGTTTCTGCGAATCGGGCCCATAGTCAGGGCACGGAAGGCTTTGTATCCGGCCAGGTGCGTTCGGCCGCCGGCTCGCCGATCGTCGGTGCCACCGTCACGGTGCGCAATATGTCGACCGGCACCCAACAGTCGCGCCAGACCGACGTCCGCGGGCGCTACGTTTTCGCGCAGCTTCCGATCGGTGGCCCGTACACGCTGACCATTCGTCAACTCGGCTTCCGCCCCGCCTTGCGCAGTGGGTTGATGCTGAATCTCGGCGATCGCGTCATCCTCGATCTGGCTTTGGACCCGTCCGCGACAGAGCTGACGGCGGTCGATGTTCGGGCCGACCGCGAGAGCAAGCGTGTGGAGCGCGTCGGGGGCAGCACCGTGGTAACCGAGAGGGAAATCCGGCAGCTTCCGATTCAGGACCGCTCGTTCGCCGATCTCGCGATCCTGGCGCCGACGACGTCGCGCGCCGGCACCGGCGGCATCATTACGTCGTCCTCGTCGATTGCCGGTGGCCGAGTGACCGGCACCGACATCCGCGTGGATGGCGTCCAGGCAAAGAATACGATTTGGGGGGCCGGCTTCGGGCGCGGTCCGTATTCCATTTCGGTGGAAGCCGTCCGTGAGTTTGAAGTGGTGACCAACGTGTACGACGTCACCCAGGGTCGGCAGGGAGCCGGCGCGGTGAACGTCGCGACGCGCGCCGGCACCAATACGACTAACGGCTCGCTCTTCGTATACAATCGGAATCAGGCGCTCACCACGAACACGAACTTCCTCGGGCAGAACGTCACCAGCTTCGACAATCTGCAGTTTGGTGGGTCGGTTGGCGGTGCGATCGTGAAGGACAAGCTTCACTACTTCGTGGCGTATGATCGGCAGCAGGTGGCCGAGCCATTCTCCACGCTGCAGGTGGAGAACAACGCGGACTGGACGCGTTTGCAGGTGGCACCGGATAGCGTGACGCGCTTCCTCGATATTCTTCGCCGCTCGTACGGGCTCGGTAGCGATCGCCAAACGGGCACGTTCGATCGCGCCAACACACTGAACACCGTGTTCGGACGTCTCGACTACCAGATCAGCGACTCGCATCGTGCGACGTTGCGCACCACGTATTCCGATTTCCTGTACAGCAACTCGATTCCCGACCGCGAGCTTTCCGTGCTCGAGAGTCGCGGCAATCAGAAGTCGCGCGAAGTGCAGACCATGGGCTCGGTGAAGTCGAATCTCGGCAGTCGCCTCACTAACGATGTCCGGCTGGCGTACACCAACCGCATCCTCGAGAACGAGCCGAACACGCGACTGCCGCGCGGATTGGTCAACGTGTCCTCGACGCTCCCGAGCGGAGCCACGGGTGGGAATCAGATCCTGCAGTTCGGCGGACAGCGGACAAGCCCGGAGCTCCAGACGGAGGAGTCGTATCAGCTGGTCGACGTGCTGCGCTTCGACGGTGATCGCAGCGCGTTCACGGTCGGCACCGACCACTCGCTGAACAACCTCTCGATGTTCGTGTCGATCGAGACCGATGGTCTCTTCCAGTTCCCCAACCTGGCAGCGCTCGAGGCACGGCGGCCTTCGTCGTATGCGCGCTTGGTACCGTTACAGAATCTCGAGCCACGAATGCGGCAGTGGGTGTACGACGGCGGTGTCTTCGCACAAGGCGAGTTCCGCGTACGTGACGATCTCAACGTGACGGCCGGGTTGCGTGCCGATGTGTCGGCGTTCCTCACTGGCGCGAACCCGAATGCCGCAGTGGAAGGCGCCTTCGGCAAGCGGACCGACCTGTCGCCGGCCGACTTCGCCATTCAGCCGAGGGCGCAGATGACCTGGACGCCGGGCAGCGCCGGCAAGAATCTGGTGCGCGTGGGAAGCGGGTACTTCACATCGCAACCGCACTATATGGCGCACATAAACAACCTGCTGAATGATGGCTCGCAGCTGGCCGATGTGCTCCTCACCGGCGCCGCGGTGCCGACGCCGGATTTTGTCAGCTACCGCCAGTCGTTTTCGAACGTACCGGGAGTGCCGGCCGGTAGCGGTCCGCGGCCGTCGTACATCAACTTTTTCGGCCCCGACTTCAAAGTGCCGCGCACCTGGAAGAGTGACGTCGCCTATCAGCGTCGCCTCTTCAACGGCAACCTCACGCTCGGCGCCGCCGCGCAGTACGCGCACACCAGCGAACTGTATCGCTACGTCGATTTGAACCTGCGCCCGACCGCCGATTTCACACTGGCCAACGAAGGCGGGCGACCGGTGTTCGTGCCCGCCACGAGCATCACCGCCGCCGGCGGTCGCAATCCCGTGTTGGCGCGTCCGTTCTCGCAGTTCCAGCGCGTGCTCGAGCTTCGCAGCGACGCCGGACAGCACCAGAAAGCGTTCTTCGTCGACGCGGCGCTGCGTCTGCCGCGCAACGGATCGATCAGCGGGTCGTTCACGATCAATGAGACCCGCGACAACAGCTCCTTCAATTGCTGCATTGCGATCACGTCGGTGTTCACGCCGGTGCCGGGTGATCCACGGTCGCCCACGTGGGGCGCCAGCGCCACCGACTTCCGCCACAAGCTGGTGCTGTACGGCGCGACCCCCGAGATCAAAGGCTTCCAGTTCAGCGCTCGCGTTATCGGACAGTCGGGCTCACCGTGGTCGGCCACGGTGGCGCAGGACATCAACGGCGACGACGTCGGAGCCGGCAGCTCGTTCGCCAACCAGAACGATCTCGCCTTCGTGTTCGACCCCGCCGCGCCGGGCCTACGCGCCGGCTTTGCTGACTCGCTGCGCTTGGTATACGCGAGCCCGCAGAACATCGCGTCGAGCTACCTGGGGTCGACGCTTGGCCAGATCGCCGAGCGTAACGCGATTCGGAATCCCTTTGTGACGCAAGTCGACGTTCGCTTCACACAGAAGCTGCCGACGATTCGTGGGCAGCGGGCGGAGCTCACGCTCGATGTATTCAATGCCGCCGCGCTGCTGAATCACGATTGGGGCGCGGTTCGCGCCGTGCCGGGCGCCAACCAGACGCTGCTCAATGTGATCGCCTTCGATCAGGCGTCCCGCGAGTACCGGTATCGCGTGAATCCGAATTTCGGGCGCACGATCAAGTCCGGGAATCGGTACCAGATGCAGCTGGGAGTACGCTACTCGTTCTAA
- a CDS encoding ribose-phosphate diphosphokinase, producing the protein MTPSLDAPSPSPRGFKILSGTANQPLAEEVAKMLGTELCKVTCTRFADGEVFVRIDENIRGADVFVVQPTNPPGENVLELLLLIDAARRASAARVTAVLPYTGYARQDRKDQPRVAIGAKLMANLIETAGADRVLGLDFHAHQLQGFFDVPVDHLYAAPVFTNYFRKKGLKDLCVVAPDVGSAKMARGFAKRLDATFAIIDKRRPKANVAEVMNVVGEVEGRDCLIPDDMIDTAGTVSEAARALKNLGANDIYVCATHALFSGPAVERLTNAPIKEVVVTDSINLPPERRFPSLHVLSVGELLAKAIRFTHADQSVSVLFE; encoded by the coding sequence ATGACTCCGTCTTTGGACGCACCGTCCCCGTCGCCGCGCGGCTTCAAAATCCTTTCGGGAACGGCCAATCAGCCGCTTGCCGAAGAGGTCGCGAAGATGCTGGGCACCGAGCTGTGCAAGGTGACCTGTACGCGTTTCGCCGACGGTGAGGTGTTCGTGCGCATCGACGAAAACATCCGTGGTGCGGACGTCTTCGTGGTGCAACCCACGAATCCGCCCGGCGAAAATGTGCTCGAACTCCTGCTGCTCATCGATGCGGCGCGCCGTGCCTCGGCCGCCCGCGTCACGGCGGTGCTCCCCTACACGGGATACGCCCGGCAGGACCGCAAAGATCAGCCGCGCGTCGCCATCGGCGCCAAACTCATGGCCAACCTCATCGAGACCGCGGGCGCTGATCGCGTCCTCGGTCTCGATTTTCATGCGCACCAGCTGCAGGGCTTCTTCGACGTGCCCGTCGATCACCTGTACGCCGCACCGGTGTTCACGAACTATTTCCGCAAGAAGGGGCTCAAGGACCTCTGCGTCGTCGCCCCCGACGTCGGTTCGGCGAAGATGGCGCGTGGCTTCGCCAAGCGGCTCGACGCCACCTTCGCCATCATCGATAAGCGTCGCCCCAAGGCCAATGTGGCCGAAGTGATGAACGTCGTCGGTGAAGTCGAAGGCCGCGATTGCCTGATTCCCGACGACATGATCGACACGGCCGGCACCGTATCCGAAGCCGCCCGTGCCCTGAAGAATCTCGGTGCGAACGACATCTACGTGTGCGCCACGCACGCGCTGTTCAGCGGCCCCGCCGTGGAACGACTCACGAACGCACCGATCAAGGAAGTCGTGGTGACCGACTCCATCAATCTCCCGCCCGAGCGACGGTTTCCGTCGCTGCACGTGCTCTCGGTGGGCGAGTTGCTGGCCAAGGCCATCCGATTTACGCACGCCGACCAGTCGGTGAGCGTGCTGTTTGAATAA
- a CDS encoding 50S ribosomal protein L25/general stress protein Ctc yields the protein MSSASLSASVRAETGKGAARKIRQAGSIPAVIYGHGREPQSLTINARDTDKLLKSIAISSTVIDLSIDGKSARTLIREVQRHPFKRTITHIDFQELVAGETVSVQIPIVYVGVPEGVRLEGGLLDQIMHQLHIEVDPSSIPNHIDVDVSALKIGNTLHVSDLTLPAGIKVLDEPGNTVCIVQVPKVAVEPIVEGAAEPEVIRAKPKADEK from the coding sequence ATGTCCAGCGCTTCTCTCTCCGCGTCCGTTCGTGCCGAAACCGGCAAGGGCGCCGCTCGCAAGATCCGTCAGGCCGGCAGCATCCCCGCCGTGATCTATGGCCACGGCCGCGAGCCGCAGTCGCTCACGATCAACGCGCGCGATACCGATAAGCTCCTCAAGAGCATCGCGATCAGCAGCACCGTGATCGATCTCAGCATCGACGGCAAGAGCGCCCGCACGCTCATCCGCGAGGTGCAGCGTCACCCGTTCAAGCGCACGATCACGCACATCGACTTCCAGGAGCTCGTGGCTGGTGAGACGGTGTCGGTGCAGATCCCGATCGTCTATGTCGGCGTGCCGGAAGGCGTGCGTCTCGAAGGCGGCCTGCTCGACCAGATCATGCACCAGCTGCACATCGAAGTCGATCCGTCGTCGATCCCGAACCACATCGACGTCGACGTGTCGGCGCTCAAGATCGGCAACACGCTGCACGTGTCCGACCTGACGCTACCCGCCGGCATCAAGGTGCTCGACGAGCCGGGCAACACCGTCTGCATCGTGCAGGTGCCGAAGGTTGCAGTGGAGCCCATCGTCGAAGGTGCCGCCGAGCCGGAAGTGATCCGCGCGAAGCCCAAGGCCGACGAGAAGTAA
- the pth gene encoding aminoacyl-tRNA hydrolase, with the protein MKVIVGLGNPGREYEQTRHNVGWWLVDHLARHWHFDPWRKDGDAVTTQGSVGGKKVKLVKPQTFMNLSGAALRPYLKREGWKAADDLMVIVDEVAVPAGEYRLRAAGSPGGHNGLKSVEAHLKSPAYPRLRIGIKPVDERRQIGDLADFVLHTMPRDERELVEALYPRMITALELWIADGTEKAVSTLGR; encoded by the coding sequence ATGAAAGTCATCGTCGGACTCGGCAATCCCGGCCGGGAATACGAACAGACACGACACAACGTGGGCTGGTGGCTCGTTGACCACCTCGCCCGTCATTGGCATTTCGATCCGTGGCGCAAAGACGGCGATGCCGTCACCACGCAAGGCTCGGTCGGCGGCAAGAAGGTGAAGCTCGTGAAGCCGCAGACGTTCATGAACCTCAGCGGCGCCGCACTCCGCCCGTATCTCAAGCGCGAAGGCTGGAAGGCCGCCGACGATCTCATGGTCATCGTCGACGAAGTGGCAGTACCCGCCGGCGAGTACCGACTGCGCGCGGCCGGCAGTCCGGGCGGACACAATGGGCTCAAGAGCGTCGAGGCTCATCTCAAGTCGCCCGCCTACCCTCGCCTACGCATCGGCATCAAGCCGGTCGATGAACGCCGCCAGATCGGAGATCTTGCCGACTTCGTGCTGCACACGATGCCGCGCGACGAGCGGGAATTGGTCGAAGCGCTCTACCCGCGAATGATCACCGCGCTCGAGCTCTGGATCGCCGACGGCACCGAGAAGGCCGTGAGCACCCTGGGACGCTGA
- a CDS encoding carboxypeptidase-like regulatory domain-containing protein, whose translation MRRGFRLAMWGASLMVTGLLVVPGVQAQVAPVSQRPDTIRGLAYDSLAFRPMAGALITAEPGGESAASDSLGRFTIYSRMRVMRLVAFHERADRLGLGELTATRPAADGPWDRPIIATPGMNTAWARLCVGQRRPANGMGGILFGSTTAADGTTRVAGVGLVLQWQAVKSLLDSTPKFESMTVRSDSLGNYLFCGVQEFGPAALVASSSQYRTDNVLVDADAASLRRVDLILGATGGPTATATVQGRVVDEKGASVPAATVTFGGFATEILSGPNGRFTINNVPTGSRMVSARKIGYVTVAKQLDVLDKGVTSLEVLLEKGTLVEQVNVRSTRIKSRDATELDERKSSGLGRFVDSTHFAKYDRTRQALDLLPGIRTQVGRSPGDFIIRGRGDCLASLWVNAVREPNTPDNMIARLPKDEIAALEIFNNEMQAPARFQTAGNQCAVVVLWTKQHINAKR comes from the coding sequence ATGCGTCGTGGATTCAGGCTGGCGATGTGGGGAGCGTCGTTGATGGTGACGGGATTGCTGGTCGTGCCCGGCGTACAGGCGCAGGTCGCGCCGGTGTCGCAGCGTCCGGACACCATTCGCGGTCTGGCCTACGACAGCTTGGCGTTTCGACCGATGGCGGGCGCGCTGATCACGGCGGAGCCGGGCGGTGAGTCGGCCGCCAGTGATTCACTGGGGCGCTTCACGATTTACAGCCGCATGCGGGTGATGCGCCTGGTCGCATTCCACGAGCGGGCCGACCGTCTCGGACTTGGTGAGCTCACGGCCACGCGTCCGGCCGCCGACGGTCCGTGGGATCGCCCGATCATCGCGACCCCCGGCATGAACACCGCCTGGGCGCGGTTGTGTGTAGGCCAGCGTCGGCCGGCCAACGGCATGGGCGGCATTCTCTTCGGTTCTACGACGGCGGCCGATGGCACCACCCGCGTGGCCGGGGTCGGCCTCGTGCTGCAGTGGCAAGCGGTGAAGAGCTTGCTCGACAGCACGCCGAAGTTCGAGTCGATGACGGTGCGCAGCGACTCGCTCGGCAACTACCTCTTCTGCGGTGTGCAGGAGTTCGGGCCGGCCGCGCTGGTGGCGTCGTCGTCGCAGTATCGTACCGACAACGTGCTGGTCGATGCCGACGCGGCGTCGCTGCGCCGAGTGGATCTGATCCTCGGCGCCACGGGCGGACCGACGGCCACGGCGACGGTGCAGGGCCGGGTGGTCGATGAGAAGGGGGCGTCGGTACCGGCTGCCACGGTGACGTTCGGCGGTTTCGCCACCGAGATTCTGTCCGGTCCCAACGGACGTTTCACGATCAACAACGTGCCGACCGGCAGCCGCATGGTGTCGGCGCGGAAGATCGGCTACGTGACCGTGGCCAAGCAGCTCGATGTGCTCGACAAGGGCGTGACGAGTCTCGAGGTATTGCTGGAGAAGGGCACGCTGGTGGAGCAGGTCAACGTGCGCTCCACGCGCATCAAGTCACGCGACGCGACGGAACTCGACGAACGTAAATCGTCGGGGCTGGGCCGATTCGTGGATTCCACCCACTTCGCCAAGTACGACCGCACGCGTCAGGCGCTCGACTTGCTACCGGGCATTCGCACGCAGGTGGGACGTTCGCCTGGTGATTTCATCATTCGTGGACGCGGCGACTGCCTGGCGTCGCTGTGGGTGAACGCCGTGCGTGAGCCGAACACCCCCGACAACATGATCGCGCGATTGCCGAAGGATGAGATTGCGGCGCTCGAAATTTTCAACAACGAGATGCAGGCGCCGGCGCGCTTTCAGACGGCGGGCAATCAGTGCGCGGTGGTGGTACTCTGGACCAAGCAGCACATCAACGCGAAACGATAA
- a CDS encoding sialidase family protein, whose translation MLPQSPARSLLLASIVIAATACGTDDGQLTTSSSTAILGAVDEITSPAPPGSKTPFVITDSSGAAYVSWTEQRADSSFAIRLAKWNGASWDSSRTIAADRPFFVNWADFPAITKLGNGDLAAHWLEREGTSTYAYGIRTVRSRDDGRTWSAPVTPHTDGLAAEHGFVSLWADGGRNVGLVWLDGRKSAMKDSTREMTVRTAVVREDGTLAKEAVLDARTCDCCQTATAKGTLGRVIVYRDRSEKDIRDIAIVRELVGGWSPPVLVHADDWYYPGCPVNGPQVAASGKTIVVAWYTAAHDTARVLAATSTDGGATFGAPVRIDEGDPIGRVSVVLDSRAEPIVAWLERRSTDEAEVLVRRVTGTTVSETRSLSRTSGARQSGFPRLAVLRDTLLATWTTTKPAPQVHVARLPLSASAR comes from the coding sequence ATGCTACCCCAATCTCCCGCTCGCAGCCTGCTCCTCGCCAGCATCGTGATCGCCGCTACGGCGTGCGGTACCGACGACGGCCAGTTGACGACCTCCTCCTCCACGGCCATCCTCGGCGCCGTCGATGAGATCACCAGCCCGGCCCCGCCCGGCAGCAAGACGCCGTTCGTCATCACCGACAGCAGCGGTGCGGCCTACGTGTCGTGGACCGAGCAGCGGGCCGACTCGTCGTTCGCGATCCGCCTGGCGAAGTGGAATGGCGCCAGCTGGGACTCGTCGCGCACGATTGCCGCCGATCGACCGTTCTTCGTGAATTGGGCCGACTTCCCCGCGATCACGAAGCTCGGAAACGGCGATCTCGCCGCGCACTGGCTCGAACGCGAAGGCACCAGCACCTATGCCTACGGCATTCGCACGGTGCGATCGCGGGACGATGGGCGTACCTGGAGCGCACCCGTGACACCGCACACCGACGGCCTGGCCGCCGAGCATGGCTTCGTGTCGCTCTGGGCCGACGGCGGCCGTAACGTCGGTTTGGTGTGGCTCGATGGTCGAAAGAGCGCCATGAAGGATTCGACGCGCGAGATGACCGTTCGCACCGCTGTCGTGCGCGAAGACGGCACGCTTGCCAAGGAAGCGGTGCTCGACGCCCGTACGTGCGATTGCTGCCAGACGGCAACCGCCAAGGGCACCCTGGGCCGCGTGATCGTGTACCGCGACCGCTCCGAGAAGGACATCCGCGATATCGCCATCGTGCGCGAACTCGTAGGTGGCTGGAGTCCGCCGGTGCTGGTGCACGCGGACGACTGGTACTACCCTGGCTGCCCCGTGAATGGCCCACAGGTGGCCGCCAGCGGCAAAACGATCGTGGTGGCCTGGTACACGGCCGCCCACGACACCGCGCGCGTGCTGGCGGCCACGTCGACCGACGGCGGCGCGACCTTCGGGGCACCGGTGCGGATCGACGAAGGGGATCCGATCGGCCGCGTGTCGGTCGTACTCGACAGTCGGGCCGAACCGATCGTGGCCTGGCTCGAACGGCGCAGCACCGACGAAGCCGAGGTGCTGGTACGTCGCGTGACCGGCACCACGGTCAGCGAAACCCGCAGTCTGTCCCGCACGTCGGGAGCACGGCAAAGCGGCTTCCCGCGTCTCGCCGTGCTGCGTGACACCCTGTTGGCCACGTGGACGACCACGAAGCCCGCACCGCAAGTGCACGTGGCGCGCCTTCCTCTTTCTGCGAGTGCTCGATGA
- a CDS encoding M28 family metallopeptidase, with translation MSSVVFRAVQRAASIGTLVAVGTLTFSALSSFVSAQDAPKSQPVASAPAPRTPLPLKLAPRPTKSAITADDLMTRLYIFADDSLMGRDAGTEGSFKATALLAREAQRLGLQPAGDSGTFFQTLPLKRKKVDPMSSFIAGGASLELSKEWGFKSGSTMTFNDTPVVFGGVMGEQSLLPAEQVAGKLVVLTVPTSQDAVLQSLDGEVDVPAGAAGIILVEPAQAAGVFGYVLSAGAFVDDPAFGGPRLFVGANVMSKLFALPASALKVGTVGTSVNVKAMLDVTPSPFAARNVVAILPGSDPKLRNQYVAVGAHSDHVGMSRRAVDHDSVLIFNRIVRPGGAENDDKMGNTAQFVQINAELAEMRKSSPTRRDSIFNGADDDGSGSVAVQEIAEMLSTMKVKPKRSTLFVWHVGEEKGLWGSKFFTAHPTVSRDSIVAQLNIDMVGRGSATDLTGTSKDGQDLRGGPDYLQLVGSRRLSTELGDLVESVNTTKKHNLVFDYGMDASAHPMNIYCRSDHYEYAKWGVPVTFFTTGGHSAYHQLTDEPQYIDYPHMERVAKLIADVALELGNRLGRPVVNQPKLDPRGTCKQ, from the coding sequence ATGAGTTCTGTGGTATTTCGTGCGGTGCAGCGCGCCGCGTCGATCGGCACGCTGGTCGCGGTAGGCACGCTCACCTTCAGCGCCCTGTCCTCATTCGTGAGTGCTCAGGATGCGCCCAAGTCGCAGCCGGTCGCCTCCGCGCCGGCCCCGCGCACGCCCTTGCCCCTCAAGCTCGCGCCGCGTCCGACCAAGAGTGCCATTACCGCCGACGATCTGATGACGCGGCTGTACATCTTCGCCGACGATTCGCTCATGGGACGCGATGCCGGTACCGAAGGCAGCTTCAAAGCCACGGCGTTGCTCGCGCGTGAAGCGCAGCGACTCGGGCTTCAGCCGGCCGGCGATAGCGGCACGTTCTTTCAGACGCTGCCACTCAAGCGCAAGAAGGTCGATCCGATGTCGTCGTTCATCGCTGGCGGCGCGTCGCTCGAACTCAGTAAGGAGTGGGGCTTTAAGAGCGGCAGCACGATGACGTTCAACGATACGCCGGTGGTGTTCGGCGGGGTCATGGGTGAGCAGTCGTTGTTGCCGGCCGAGCAGGTGGCGGGCAAGCTCGTGGTGCTGACGGTGCCGACGTCGCAGGACGCCGTGTTGCAGTCACTCGACGGTGAGGTTGACGTGCCGGCGGGCGCCGCCGGTATCATCCTCGTCGAGCCAGCGCAGGCGGCGGGCGTATTCGGCTATGTGCTGAGCGCCGGCGCGTTCGTCGATGATCCCGCGTTCGGTGGTCCACGCCTGTTCGTCGGCGCCAATGTCATGTCGAAGCTGTTCGCGTTGCCGGCGAGCGCACTCAAGGTCGGCACGGTCGGCACGAGCGTGAACGTAAAAGCGATGCTCGATGTGACGCCCTCGCCGTTCGCGGCGCGCAACGTCGTCGCTATTCTGCCCGGTAGCGACCCCAAGCTCAGGAACCAGTACGTCGCGGTCGGCGCGCACAGCGATCACGTGGGCATGTCACGTCGCGCCGTCGACCACGACTCGGTGCTGATCTTCAATCGTATCGTGCGTCCCGGTGGCGCCGAGAACGACGACAAGATGGGCAACACCGCACAGTTCGTGCAGATCAACGCCGAGTTGGCTGAGATGCGGAAGTCGAGCCCCACGCGCCGCGACTCGATCTTCAACGGCGCCGACGACGATGGCTCGGGGTCGGTGGCCGTGCAGGAGATCGCCGAGATGCTGTCCACGATGAAGGTCAAGCCGAAGCGCTCGACGCTGTTCGTGTGGCACGTCGGTGAGGAGAAGGGCTTGTGGGGCTCGAAGTTTTTCACCGCGCACCCCACCGTTTCACGTGACTCCATCGTCGCGCAGCTCAACATCGACATGGTGGGTCGTGGGTCGGCCACCGACCTCACCGGCACCTCCAAAGACGGCCAGGATTTGCGCGGAGGCCCCGACTACTTGCAGCTGGTCGGTTCGCGACGCCTGTCCACGGAGCTCGGCGATCTGGTGGAGAGCGTGAACACGACGAAGAAGCACAACTTGGTGTTCGACTATGGCATGGACGCGAGCGCGCATCCGATGAACATCTACTGCCGCAGCGATCACTACGAGTACGCCAAGTGGGGCGTCCCGGTCACCTTCTTCACCACCGGCGGCCATTCGGCCTATCACCAGCTGACCGACGAGCCGCAGTACATCGACTATCCGCACATGGAGCGGGTAGCGAAGCTGATCGCTGACGTGGCGCTCGAGCTTGGAAATCGGTTGGGACGGCCCGTCGTGAATCAGCCCAAGCTCGACCCGCGCGGGACGTGCAAGCAGTAG